GACGTCGCCTCCTCGATGTCCTCGACGACCTCCTCGGCGTACGGGCCGCGCGCCTCCTCGAGGTCGTCGCGCAGGTCCGAGATGCGGGAGTCGAGCTCCTCGGCCGGGTCGTCCTCGTCGTCGTCCTCCGGTTCGGGGAGGTCGGCGTCCTCGAGGTCGGCCGCGACAGCGTCGAGGTCGCTCTCGACGTCGTCGAGGTCGGCTTCGGTCTCGGCATCTTCGAGGTCCGCGGCGATCGCGTCCAGTCGCTCCTCCAGCGACTCGACACTCACGTCCTCGGACTCGGACTGGGCGTCGGCATCGGCATCGGATTCGTTCTCACTCATGATTGGCCCCCGTTGCCGTCACGTTCATGCGGGCAACTCGGGCCAGCGTGTTCCTAAGCGTTTCCATACCACTTCGCCAGCACGCGCCCCCCGCGCCAGTAGAACCAGGGTCCCGCGAGCAGGTACGCGAGCGCCAGCGTGAGGATGGCCCAGGGGAACGTCCGGCCGTAGAAGTAGGGGAAGAGCACCGCGAGCCCGTGGACGACGCCCATCAGCAGGGCGTCGCGGGCGAGCAGGTCCGGGTACCGGACCGTCGAGACCATCAGGTAGACGAACGCGCCGGTGGCCGCCAGCAAGAGCGCGGCCGAGGTGATGCCACAGAGCACGGCGGCCGAGAGGATGGTCGCCGCGAGCGTCGTCGGGACGCCCTCGGTGTACTCGTCGGCCGTGTCGTAGGCGGTGTACATCCCGAGGCGGACGACGCCCATCGCCACGAACAGGGCGGGGAGGACCATCGCCGCGACCGCCCGCGCGGTGAGCGCGTCGAACGAGACCGTCCAGGTCGCCGACGCCGTCGCGTACACCAGCACCGCGGGCGCGACCGAGAACGAGGCCACGTCCGCCAGCGAGTCGAGGTACGGGCCGACCTTCGACCCGCCGGAGTAGCGCGCGACCACGCCGTCGAGCCCGTCCGCGATACCCGCGAGCAGGACGAGTCTCGCCGCCAGTTCCACGTCCTGGAACGCGACGACGACCGCGACGAACCCGAGCGACGCGTTCGCAGTCGTCACCACGTCGGCGAGACTCAGGCGGCCGACGAACCGTGGCAACATATCACCCCGGTTGGCTGGCCCGGTTTTACGCTCTTTCGGTCTCCGGGCGCCGGCGACGATTGCCGGGGGTTCGCCGCCGGCTCGCCGAGCGCGGACCGCGGCGCATATATTGCGGAGTTCCCAAGCCCCCACCATGAACCGCCGCACGTTCCTCGCCGCGGTGAGTGGCTCGACACTGGCCGGGCTCGCCGGCTGTCTCGCCGTCGGTTCCACCTCGCGGCTCAACTGCGCTGAGGGCTGTGACGTCGGCATGGGCGCGAGCGCGTTCCTGCCCGACGAGTACACCGTCAGCGTCGGCGACACCGTCACGTGGAAGAACACCTCCAGCAAGGCCCACACCGTCACCGCCTACGGGAACGCCATCCCCGAGGACGCCGCGTACTTCGCCTCCGGTGGCTTCGACTCCGAGGAAGCGGCACGGGACGCCTGGTTCGGCAAGCGCGGCGGCGCCATCCCCTCCGGCGGGTCCTACTCGCACACGTTCGAGGTTCCCGGGACGTACAACTACGTCTGCGTCCCGCACGAGCGTGGCGGGATGGTCGGTCGTATCGTCGTCGAAAAATAATCCGTCGGCGACTCGCGTCGCGACTTACTCCTCGTCTTCGTCGGCAGCCTCGGCCTCCTCGGCCTCGACTGCGACGTCCTCCTCGTCGACGTCGACGGCAGCCTCCTCCTCGGCGGCCACCTCTTCGGGGTGGGCCTCGAGGGTCGCCTTCTGGATCTCCACCCGGCGGAGCGGGTAGATGGTCTTCGCCTCGCCGTAGATGGCCGAGCTGAGTCGACCCTCGACGACGGAGTCGATGACGTCCTCGAAGGTGTGCTCGCGGGCGGCCTCGCGGACGATCTGGATCATCGTCTTGCGGATGGCGCGCTCCTGGCTGTGGTCGGCCTTCTTCGTGGTGAACGCGACGGGCTGGATCTGGACGCGGTAGTCGTCCTTCGTCAGCACGGTGATGTGGGCGTCGATCTTGGACGCGCCACGGCGGACGAGACTACGGAGGTAGTCACGCGTCAGCTCGTGCTGGACGAACTCGGTGTACGCGGCGTCGCTGCCGACGTCGGTCACCTTGAACTTGAGCTTCGTGTTGTTCTCGCTCGCGTTGTCGGTGAGGTCACCGAGGGTGGTTTCGATGGTGCGGTCGAGCACCTTCTCCGGTTCATCTGCGGGTGTGGTACCGAGCTCCGCCCGGTCGAACATCTCGGGGGCGTGGAGCGTGTACCACCGCTTCTCTTGTTTCTTGCGGGAAACGGATCGTTCGCTCATGATTTGTGTGTGGTCTGTTGCTCTGCGTGCTGTGCCACTCGTGACGCGACGTCGACGTTCACGACGTAGTCGTCGACCGTCGAGTGCAGGCCCCCGGTCGTCTCCCGCTCGATGCGGGTGACGACGGCGCCCTCCTCGACGTGTGTCTCCATCTCTGCGGTGTTGTCCGGGCGGATCGCGGCCGCCACCAGTTCGGGGCGGTCGTGCTCGGTCCGGATCGTCGCGCGTCGTGTCATAGTGCCTCCCTGAAGGCGGTGATGAACTGCTTGGTCTCGCACTCGAAGGTCGCGTAGGCGGTCCGTGACGTACCGTCGGCCGACCCGCCGGTCTGGGTCACCGTCCGCGCCACGACGCCCGCGAGGTCGCGGTCGTCCACGGCTGCGGCGGCTGCCTCGTCGTCACCGACGACCAGCGCGACCGGCTCCGGCGACCGGAAGTCACGGACCAGTCGGGCCGCGACCTGCACCGGCGCCTCGTCCACGCGGGCGACGAACACGCCGTCGTAGCGGTGCGTCGTCGCCTCGCGGACGGCCTCGTGGGCCGCGTGGGCCGTCTCGCGCCACGCGTCCAGCGCGCCCTCGCGCACGTCGTGCCCGAGCGCCAGCGCCACGCCCGTACCGGGGGCGCCCACTGCCGCACAGTCGAGCACGTCCGCGAGGCCGCCGACCGTGGCGAACCGACCGTCGGGCGTGGTGTAGGGCCGGACCGCCCGTTCGAGGACGTCCCCGGCCCGCGTCGTGGCGTCGTCCGCACCGACCGTCTCGACCGCGACCAGCGACGCCAGCGTGCGCCGCGCATCGTCGTCTACCTGCGGCTCGTCCGCGATGTCGAGGTCGGCAACCAGCTCGTCTGCGACTGCACGCTCGCCCGAGAAGGGCGCGTGCACCAGCGTCGAGGCTGCCAGGCCGTCTGCCACGTCGTCGGTCGGTATCGCCACGCCGGGACGGCGGACCAGTCGCCCGCTCGTCTCGGCCGCCTCCACGAGTCGCTCGGTCGCGCCCGCGCCGGGCGTCACGCCCGCCGCGACGGCGCCGGCCAGTGCCAGCACCGAATCCGGCGCGCCACCGAGGTCGCCAGCAAGCCGCCACGCGGCCACGCTCGCCGGCTCGTCCGCGGGGTCGAGGTGATACGCCTCGGCCTCGGACGACCCGACGACCAGCGCGGTCGTCTCGGCGTCTCGCTCGTCCCGGGCCACCCGCTCCGTGCGCGCGTCGACCGTCCGGCCGACGCTCACCTGGAACGGCGTCCCCACGTCGCCCAGCGCTCTCGCGACTAGCCCTGCGGCAGCGACTGCGTCTCCGCTCGCGCGGGCGACGACGTGGACGAACGAGGCCCGACGCAGTGCGCCAGCGATGTCACTGGCGGCGTCGGCGGCCCCGTCGGCGGTGCGACTCGAGTGCGACATGCAGCTCAGTTACTTTCTTCGAGGAGTTCTTCGGCTTCTTCGTAGGAGTACTCGAAGTCGGCGTCCAGCTCGTCACCGCGGTAGTACGAGACGAGGCGGCGGACCTTCGACTCCGTGTTCTGGAGTGCGCGCTTGTTCTGGAAGTCCTGCTGGTTCTCCTCCATGTGTGCACGGAGGCGAACAGCACGCTCCATCAGGTTGCGCAGGTCTTCGGGCAGGTCGGGCTCGGCGTCGTGCTCTTCGAGGATCTCGGTGACCTTCTTGCCCGTCGCCAGCTTGACGTTGGGGACGGGTGTGCCGGTCACGCCCTCGTCGCGCAGCTTCATGCCGATCTGGGACGGCTCGTAGCCCTGCTCTGCCAGTTCGACGACGCGCTCTTCGATCTTCTCGGCGTCGACGTCACTCCACTCCGGGGGTTCATCCGTCACGGGTCGGTCCGAACCGGACTTGCCGCGACGGCGGGTGTGCATTCTGGCCATTGGTAGATGATAGGAACAACAGACCGCGAAAGACGTGTGAATCCGACAGAGACAGCTGTCCCTGTCGGGAGCACCTCCGTAATCCCAAGCCGGCGGAAGCCCGCCGGCGAGTCAGATTTACGGCCGTGCTGTTCCCGCGTGTTGGTTGCTTGGTGCGCCTCTAAAGGGTTTCTACTCGCTCGCGCGAGACACCACCGTTTCGTGTGAAGCGCCGACACGGGAGGCGGTGCCGTCGCCGACTTGATTCGAGAGGTTTATCAATACCCCCCGACCAACTAATGAATGCGTTCGAGGGCTCGTAGATCAGAGGTAGATCACTCCCTTGGCATGGGAGAGGCCCCGGGTTCAAATCCCGGCGAGTCCACTTCCTTCCCTCGTTTCACTCGGTCAGTCAGTGGACTCGCCGTAGTCCCTTTCACTCGCTTCGCTCGCTCAAGGGACTCCCGGCGAGTCCTGTTTTGTGTTAGTTCGGTTTCGTCGAGTTGGTAGACATCATCTGGGACTGCGCCGAGGTCGGCAGACCATCGCTGGCCAGACCCATCCAGGATAAGTTATATATTTCTGACCTCTCGAACCAGAAGCGTGGGGCGCAAATTCAATCGTAGAAGCGTTCTTCGACACCTTACTGTCGGCGTGGTCGGAGGGGCCGCTGGGTGCCTGCGATTAGACGAGTCAAGTTCGACGAGGAGTACATCCCGTAATGGCACCCAGACAGGGGCGGAGACGGGCACGGCCGGTACAGACACGGTGCCGTCGTCGCCACCAGAGTCGCTCCCGGCACTCGGTATGGACGTGGTCTGGAACGTAGATAACCCCTTCAGGGACATAACGGGACTGCCGAGGCGGACGAATACACTCGTCGCGGAGCACGGCCTCTACACGGTCGGCGGTAACACGGGGACGGTCACTCGGCTGGACCCCGACAGTGGGACGCGCGAATGGGTTCGGGAACTCGGAGACCACATCGACCGCCCAGAGACCGTCCAGGTCATGCCAGACCGGTCATTTCTCACCGCAGCGACCGACGACGAGACGCTCCACGCCCTCGACGTATCGACCGGGGAGACCCGATGGACACAGTCGCTAGATTCCACCGTCGAGGCCGTCAGCCTCACCGACGACTCGGTCGTCGTTGCCTGGAGTGGAGAGAGTAGCGACGACGCAAGCGGCGTCGGCTGTCTGGCCGGAGAAGACGGGACGTGGCGGTGGGACCAATCGAAAGCAGCGCTCAGGGAGGCGACCGGATATGATCCCATTCTGCCGAGAACGCTATCGGAGCCGTTCGACGAGACCGTGTACGTTGGAACCCCGAATATCGGCTTCCGGGTTCGGACCACCGAGGGGTCGGTCGTCGGTGAGGCACCGTCAGGAACCCACCGTCCGTTACTCGGCGACGACAGCATCTACATCCCCGGGTTGGATTGGGTAGACGCCGTAACTCTCTCGTCGTTCAGCCATCTGTGGACAGCAGAGCCGTCAGAGAGCCTCTCGACTGGCATCGCACTGACCGACAGCGGAGTGTACTTCGGGGCGAGAGACCACGGGCTCTACGGAATCGCGAGGGAGACAGGAGACCGGTTGTGGCGGTACGAGATGGAGAGTGAGGTCGAGACGACACCGGCAATCGCGGCTGGGCTGGTCTGGACCTCCGAGCGCGAGACCGACGACCGCCTGGTCGCTGTGGACGCGGAGACCGGGAGGCCGGTCGGGCAGTTCCTCGTCGGCGGTGAAGTTCAGGCGGTCACTGGTTCGGACGATGCGCTCTACGTGTTCACCAGCGAACAGACGTACCGACTTAACCCCAGTAGTATCGAGTGACACACCGAATCAACGGCGGGTCAGGGTCGTGAGTGACTCGGGTCGGTCAGCAACGGAACACTGGAACCTGATTTACACGGTGGTGAACGAGATGTCGTCGAGCCAGAGGTAAGACTCGTCACCATAGCTGGCGCTGGACCTGAACACGAGTTGATGGGGTGCCTCGACGTCGAGGGCCGTCTCCGAGAAGTCGACCGACCCACGGGCGATCTCCGTGTCGTTGTGGTAGCCGATTACGGTGTCACCTCGGCGTTCGACCCGTATCCGGTGTTGGGTCCGTGGGTCGAACGTTTCAAACGAGACCTCGGTCGATGTCCCAAGCGCATGAAAGACTGCTTTCCCGTTCGCCGGTTGCCGACGTGCCGACCCGATTTTGAGGTGCGGAATCGTGTCGGTGACGGGGTCAGTCCGACTGCCGTACGTGGATACGTCGACAAGGTCGACGTGGACCCCACGGTTATCGGGGTCCGGAGTCCGGAACGAGTATTCGAAATCGAAGTCGCCGTCGATTTCGATGACCGGGTCGGCCGTGACGAGTCCGTTACCGTCTGCCTCGCTATGGAGATGTAACGCGTACGAGCCCTCCAACGTCGAGGTTTCTTTCACAGTCCACTCGTTCAACGGCGGTCGCTCGCCCTGTTGCGGGCCGTCGAAGCCGCCGCTCTGTAACCAGAGAATCCGCCACGAGTCGTCGTACGAACCGTCTTCGAACCGTTCCTGGAACGACGACGGATCGGTGCGCGTGGCTGTGTCGGTGACGGCTGTTCGGGTGGTCGACCCCCCACCGTTCTCCAGCCGGAGACAACCGGTCAGGGCTGGGACGGTACTACCTGCAAGTGTTTCGAGGACTCCTCGCCGTGACGTCCACCTCATTGTGGTGTCGAGATATATCAATCCAGTGTAAAGCGCTTTGCGGTCGGTTCTGTGGGATCTCGACGGGTCAGGCTAGCGCGGGAGACCGCTCCGCAGGCGCCAACCGAACCTCTTCCGCAACCTCCTGCCCGAAGTCCAGTTCCATCCGCAACTCGTTCCCCTCACGCTTCGTGACCTCGAAGCCCAGCCTGCGATACACCGCAATCGCGGCCTCGTTGTCGTCCACGACGTGCAGGCACAACCCGTCGTGCTCCGAGTCGGCAGCGTAGGCGATGGCGTGCTTGGTCAGTTCCGTCCCGATGCCACGGCCGTGGGCGTCCTGGTGGACGTAGACGAGGAACTCGGGCAGGCCGTTCGCACCGCCCGCGAAGCCGGCGTGGCCGAGCACCCGATCTCCGTCGACCGCGACGACGTTGGTCCCGTTCTCGCGGAGGCGGTCGAGCCACCGGCGGATCTCGCTCTCGCGGATAGGTGGTAGGCCCATCGAGCGGTGTTCCGGGGCGTAGTCGGTGTACATCTCGACGAGTGGCTCGACGTGTTCGTCGGTCAGGGGAACCACGAGCAGTGGGTGCCCGTGCTTGTCGACGAACCGGGGGCAGCGCGGCGGACAGAAGGGCGTCCCCTCGCATTCGCCGTGGTTCCAGGCGCAGGCTGCGGTGGTGTCGGCGGCCATGACTGTTCTCACCGTAACCTTTGCATGGAAGGGACCTATCGATATTGCAGCCTATACGCGGGGTTTATATATTATCACGGGGCGATTCCGTCGTGCCCCACCCAGCGAGTCCCGGCACGGACGCGATGGTCGGCTTCACGACCCGGGAACCACCGCCAAGAGTTATCACACCACGGCCCGCACCTCGTGCCATGGACGACGAGACCTACGAGGAGCTCGTACAGTCGGTGACTCCCCGGGAGACCGTCGGCGGCGTCAAGACCTACCAGAACACGGTGGCGATGGCGTGTCCGGCCTGCGAGGAGCCGTTCGACGACCTGGTCGTCTGCGAAGACGAGTACAACAGTCTCGAGCTGAGCAAGATGCTGGACCTGTGCGTGACGACCCACGAGGGGGACGTACTGCTGTTCACGCACAAGCCCTGACCGGTCGCCCCTTTTCCGACCGCTGGCCTCAATAGCGTCAGCCACGCAGACACGGGTATGCCAGGCGAGAGCCACGACCCGACCGACATCCGGTCCATCGCGGTCCACGCCGACGACGTGGTCACCGCACTGGAGGCGACCGAGCAGGGTCGCGACGCGGTCCTCCGGGTCACGGCCCCCTTCGCGGGCCGGGTCCGGGCGCGCATCCACCTCGTCCAGACCGCCGAACCGGCCGACGACGGGGGTGACGGACCGGGGCCGATTCGCATCCCGCCGGGGAAACTGGTCGCCGAGGACGCTCCCGCGTACCCGCACGCTCACGAGACCGAGCCCGACGGGGACTACGACGTGGAGGCGCACCACGAGCGACACGCCGAGGAGCTGGCCACGTGGCGCGAGCAGGTCCGCGAGCACTTCGTCGAGACGGTCGAACTGGACCTGCCGACGGAGAACCATCGCGTGGACGTGAAGGTGCTGGGCTGAGACAGGGCTGGGGGCCTGTCGCGAACGGACGCCCGGAACCGGGACCGTTTTGGCGGCTGGCCGTGCAGGGGAGCAACATGGAACCCGACTTCGCCGCCCTCGACGAGTTCCTCGCAGACGAGGGGCTCGATGGGTACGCGTTCCTCGACGACGAGTCGAACTCCAACCTCTACTACACGACCGGTTTCGGCGCACCGGATCCGTTCTTCGCGGTCTACACGCCCGACGCCATCGGCGTGCTCGTCTCCTCGCTGGAGTACGGGCGCGCCAAGAAAGAGGGTCGGGCCGACGTGGTGAAACGCCACGGCGACTACGACATCCAGGCCAAGCGCGAGGAACACGGCGACGACGCCTTCTTCGTCGTCATCGGCGAGTTCCTCGAGGACCTCGGCGTCTCCTCGCTCGCGGTCGAGACGGACTTCGGCGTCGGCGCGGCCGACAAGCTCCGCGATGACGGCTTCACGGTGAGGCCCGACGAGGACGGCGTCGTCGACGACATCCGGGCCGTCAAGACCGACGAGGAGGTCGACCACGTGCGCGAGGCCCAGCGCGCCAACGAGGCCGCGATGGCCCGCGCCGAGGAGCTCGTCCGCGAGGCGAGCGTCGAGGACGGCGTCCTCTACCGCCCCGACGCCGACGAACCCCTCACCAGCGAGTTCGTCAAGCAGGAGATCGAGATCACCCTGCTTCGCCACGACTGTTCGCTGGACGAGACCATCGTCGCCTGCGGGCAGGACGCCGCGGACCCCCACGACCGCGGCTCCGGCCCCCTCGAAGCCGACGAGTTCGTCATCGTGGACATCTTCCCGCGGCACAAGGCCTCGCGCTACCACTCCGACATGACCCGGACCTTCCTCAAGGGCGAGCCATCCGAGACCCAGCGCGAGTGGTACGAGGTCACCGACGAGGCCCGCAAGGCCGCCCTCGACGCGGTCGAACCGGGCGCGACCGGCGAGGCGGTCAACCAGGCCGTCATCGACGTCTACCAGGACGCGGGCTACCCGACCATCTTCACCGACCCGCAGACCGAGACGGGGTTCATCCACTCGACCGGCCACGGCGTCGGCCTCGACGTCCACGAGGGCCCCTCCATCAGTATCCGCGGCGAGGAGCTCGAACCCGGTCACGTCATCACCATCGAGCCGGGTCTGTACGACCCCGACGTCGGCGGCGTCCGCATCGAGGACATCGTCGTCGTCACCGAGGACGGCTACGAGAACCTGACCGACTACCCCATCGAACTCGTCGTCGACTGAGCCGCCGCCGCCGACGCGGCCCTCGTATCACCACCGAGCGCCGCCGGCACGGCGGTTATCAAGGCTTAAAAACTCCCTCGCGGTAGAGTGAGGTAAGATCATGGAACTTCGCGCATTCACCCCCGGTGGGGCGTTCAACTGGCTCATCATCATCATCCTCGGACTCATCGTGCTGACGACGGTGCTGTTCGTGTACGCCGGCTGGATCTGACCGACCGAACTCCTTTTCAGAACCCGTGCGCTACCCGACTTCGATGACGACACTGGTCGTCGGCGCGGGCGCGATGGGTCGCTGGGTAGCGCAGACGGTCCCCGGCGACGTCGCCTTCGCCGACACCGACCCGGCAGCCGCCGAGGCAGCGGCCGCCACCGTCGGTGGGCGGGCCGTCGCGCTCGACACCGACGAGACGTTCGAGGCGGTCTGCCTCGCGGTCCCGATGACGGTCGTCGCCCAGGCCATCGCAGACCACGCCGGGACGGCCGAGCAGGCTATCTACGACGTCACCGGTGAGATGGCGACGCCCGTCGAGGCGATGCGCGAGCACGCCCCCGACCTGGAGCGGGTGAGTTTCCACCCCCTCTTCGCGCCCGAGAACGCGCCGGGGAACGTCCCGGTCGTCGCGGACTCGCCAGGGCCGGTCACGGACGCGGTCCGCGAGGCGATGACCGACGCCGGCAACGACGTGTTCGAGACCACCGTCGCCGAGCACGACGAGGCGATGCGTTCGGTCCAGGCGAAGGCCCACGCCGCGATTCTCGCCTACGGACTGGCGGCCGACGAGGTCGACGACCGGTTCCATACCCCGGTCTCGGCCGTGCTCGACGACCTCGTCGGGCAGGTGACCGGCGGCGAAGAGCACGTCTACGCGAGCATCCAGCGCGTCTTCGGCGGGGCGGCCGAGGTGGCCGACGCGGCGAGCAGAATCGCCGCTGCCGCGGGCGACCACGACGAACAGCCCGACGAATATAGCGACGCCTTCGCGGCACTCTACCGGGAAGCCGGGCGAGCACACCACGACAGCGACATAGCACAGGCGACCGACCGAGACACCACAGACGAGACGGACGAGTCCCCAGAATGACCCAGCGAGACGACATCGTCGCGAACGCGAAGTACCTGAAGAACGTCAGACCCATCGACCCCGAGGAGGTGTACGAGTACGTCGAGGGGCAACCCCATCCCGCCATCGTGCGCCAGACGCTTCGCGACGAGGCACTCGACCTCGGACTGGTCGAACGCCCGGACGGGACGTTCGCGCCGGTCCCCGAGGACCCGGTGACGACGACCGTCGAGACGGTCGAGGCGCTCCCGGAGGTGTACGACCAGGAGCTCCAGGACCTGCTCGTCGAGCGTTTCGGCCTCGACTGGGCCGAGGGCGATTCCGGCGACACCCTCCGAACCACCATCCGGCGGCTCAAGGACGACTACTACCGCCGCCGGGAGGTCGAGTACGACGAGGTCGCCTCCCTCGGGTACGCCATCTACCACCTGCCGGACTTCTACGCGGCCGTCCAGTACGTACTGAACGACCTCGTCGCGAAGCGACTGCTCCCCCGGACCCTGCGCGTCCTCGACGTCGGTGCGGGCGTCGGCGGGCCGGCGCTCGGCCTGCACGACTTCCTGCCCGAGGAGACGCTGGTCGACTACCACGCCGTGGAGCCGTCGGCCGCGACCGGGGTCCTCGACCGCCTGCTCGAATGCACCGCGCCGAGTTTCCACACCCGCATCACGCAGACGACCGCCGAGGCGTTCGAGCCCGAAGGCGAGTACGACCTCGTCCTGTTCGGGAACGTCCTGAACGAACTCGAAGACCCCGAGGCCGTGGTCCGGAAGTACCTCGACCACCTCGCGGACGACGGGTCGATACTCGCGCTCGCGCCCGCCGACAAGAACACCAGCACAGGGCTTCGAGAGGTCGAACGCGCCGTCACCGACGAGGCGACGGTCTACTCGCCGACGGTCCGGCTCTGGCCCACCGAGGAACCGAGCGACCGCGGCTGGTCGTTCGACGTGCGCCCGGACCTCGCCACCCCGGAGACACAGCGACGACTCGACGAGGCGACCCCGGAAGACGACGGGGGCCACGAGCCGGGCGAGTTCTGCAACGTCGACGTGCAGTTCTCCTACAGCCTCCTCCGCAGGGACGGCGCGTGCATCCTCGACGTGACCCCCAGCGCGGACAGCTACGCCCGGATGGCCGACATGGACACCCACGTCTCGAACCGCATCGACCTGCTCGCGGTCAAGCTCTCGCACAACCTCGCCGAACCGGACGCGAACCCCCTGTTCAAGATCGGCGACGGCTCCGAGGACACCGACCACTACGCCGTCTCGGTGAAGGAGACCAGCCTCAACCGCGACCTCCACGCGGCGGCCTACGGCGACCTGCTCGCGTTCGAGTCCGTCCTCGCGCTGTGGAACGACGACGAGGAGGCGTACAACCTCGTCGTGGACGAGGAGACCGTCGTCGACCGGATTCCGAAGCCGGTCTGACTGCTGGTGTACCTTCTCGACCCGAACATCCTCACCCTCGTTCTCAGCCGATGAAAATCTGCGAGAGTGCCTTTTGAGTCCCTCCCAAAGCCGCGAGTATGCCAGCGGAGGACCGAAAGCGCGTCAGCGATGCACCGCGAGCGACCGACGGCTCGGAGTGGGAGGTCTTCGTCCGCGAGACGAGCACCGACCCCATGCAGCACGTCGGCAGCGTCACGGCGGACACCTGGGACCTCGCCTACGAGCAGGCCGCCGCGCTGTTCTCCTTTACCGCCGAGGACCTCTGGCTCTGCCCGGCCGACGCGGTGCACCGCTTCACCCCCTCGACGCTCGACGAGGCCGCGACCCCCGCGGGCGACTGACACGCACGAACTCACGAACCATGATATCCGTCTCGAAGCTACTGTGTGGGCTCGACGCCGAGGGCGACGGCCTCCGGTACGACGCCGCCGACGAATCGGACAAAGAACAGATATCCGAGGAGAAACAGCGCCGCCCGGTCGTCGTCTGGAACACGACGCGTGGCTGCAACCTCTACTGCGAGCACTGCTACGCCAGCGCCTGCGACAGCGGGGCCGACGGCGAGTTCTCCACCACCGAGGGCAAGCGACTCCTCGACGACCTCGCGGACTACGGCGTCCCCGTCGTGCTGTTCTCGGGCGGTGAACCCCTGGTCAGGCCCGACCTCGTCGAACTCGTCGACTACGCCGCCGACGTGGGCCTCCGACCCGTCCTCTCGACAAACGGGACGCTCATCACCGACGAACGGGCCCAGCAACTCGCGGACGCGGGCCTCGCCTACGCCGGCATCTCGGTCGACGGGATGGCCGAGACGAACGACCACTTCCGCGGGCAGGACGGCGCCTTCGACGCCGCCGTCCGGGGCATCGAACACTGCCTCGACGCCGGCCTGAAGACCGGGCTCCGGTACACCATCACCCAGCACAACCGCGACGACCTGCGCGACATCGTCGACCTGCTCGCAGACACCGGCCTCGACCGGTTCTGCTTCTACCACCTCGCCTACGGTGGCAGGGGCGCGGACATCTCGGACACCGACCTCTCGACCGAGGCCAGACGGGAGGCCGTCAGGGAGGTCTGTGACCTCACCCGTGCCTACCACGACGACGGCCACGAGATCGAGACGCTCCTGGTCGGTAACTACGCCGACGCCGGCTTCATCACCGAGTACGCCCGCCGCGAGATGAGCGAGGAGCGCGCCCGGACCGTCCGGCGCTACCTTGAGACCAACGGCGGCGACCCCGCCGGCGAGCGCGTCGCCGACATCGACTACCAGGGCAACGTCCACCTCAACCAGTTCTGGCAGTCCTACAGCCTCGGCAACGTCCGCGACCGTTCCTTCGGCGACATCTGGGAGGACGACTCCAACCCCCTCGTGAACGCACTTCGGAACCGCGAGGACCGGCTGCAGGGCCGGTGTACCGACTGCCAGTACGCCGATATCTGCAAGGGTGGGTCGCCCCTCCGGTCGCTCGCCGTCCACGACGACCCCTTCGCGCCCGACCCGCAGTGCTACCTCACCCCCGAAGAGCGGATGCCCGACACCGGCGGTGTGCAGCCGGCGGGCGCGGACTGAGCCGGCGGCTTCGACAGCCCACCGGCCAGTTCCCCGAACGGTG
This window of the Haloarchaeobius amylolyticus genome carries:
- a CDS encoding GNAT family N-acetyltransferase, producing MRTVMAADTTAACAWNHGECEGTPFCPPRCPRFVDKHGHPLLVVPLTDEHVEPLVEMYTDYAPEHRSMGLPPIRESEIRRWLDRLRENGTNVVAVDGDRVLGHAGFAGGANGLPEFLVYVHQDAHGRGIGTELTKHAIAYAADSEHDGLCLHVVDDNEAAIAVYRRLGFEVTKREGNELRMELDFGQEVAEEVRLAPAERSPALA
- a CDS encoding DUF7385 family protein; the protein is MDDETYEELVQSVTPRETVGGVKTYQNTVAMACPACEEPFDDLVVCEDEYNSLELSKMLDLCVTTHEGDVLLFTHKP
- a CDS encoding M24 family metallopeptidase, with protein sequence MEPDFAALDEFLADEGLDGYAFLDDESNSNLYYTTGFGAPDPFFAVYTPDAIGVLVSSLEYGRAKKEGRADVVKRHGDYDIQAKREEHGDDAFFVVIGEFLEDLGVSSLAVETDFGVGAADKLRDDGFTVRPDEDGVVDDIRAVKTDEEVDHVREAQRANEAAMARAEELVREASVEDGVLYRPDADEPLTSEFVKQEIEITLLRHDCSLDETIVACGQDAADPHDRGSGPLEADEFVIVDIFPRHKASRYHSDMTRTFLKGEPSETQREWYEVTDEARKAALDAVEPGATGEAVNQAVIDVYQDAGYPTIFTDPQTETGFIHSTGHGVGLDVHEGPSISIRGEELEPGHVITIEPGLYDPDVGGVRIEDIVVVTEDGYENLTDYPIELVVD
- a CDS encoding prephenate dehydrogenase/arogenate dehydrogenase family protein; translated protein: MTTLVVGAGAMGRWVAQTVPGDVAFADTDPAAAEAAAATVGGRAVALDTDETFEAVCLAVPMTVVAQAIADHAGTAEQAIYDVTGEMATPVEAMREHAPDLERVSFHPLFAPENAPGNVPVVADSPGPVTDAVREAMTDAGNDVFETTVAEHDEAMRSVQAKAHAAILAYGLAADEVDDRFHTPVSAVLDDLVGQVTGGEEHVYASIQRVFGGAAEVADAASRIAAAAGDHDEQPDEYSDAFAALYREAGRAHHDSDIAQATDRDTTDETDESPE
- a CDS encoding small ribosomal subunit Rsm22 family protein, which gives rise to MTQRDDIVANAKYLKNVRPIDPEEVYEYVEGQPHPAIVRQTLRDEALDLGLVERPDGTFAPVPEDPVTTTVETVEALPEVYDQELQDLLVERFGLDWAEGDSGDTLRTTIRRLKDDYYRRREVEYDEVASLGYAIYHLPDFYAAVQYVLNDLVAKRLLPRTLRVLDVGAGVGGPALGLHDFLPEETLVDYHAVEPSAATGVLDRLLECTAPSFHTRITQTTAEAFEPEGEYDLVLFGNVLNELEDPEAVVRKYLDHLADDGSILALAPADKNTSTGLREVERAVTDEATVYSPTVRLWPTEEPSDRGWSFDVRPDLATPETQRRLDEATPEDDGGHEPGEFCNVDVQFSYSLLRRDGACILDVTPSADSYARMADMDTHVSNRIDLLAVKLSHNLAEPDANPLFKIGDGSEDTDHYAVSVKETSLNRDLHAAAYGDLLAFESVLALWNDDEEAYNLVVDEETVVDRIPKPV
- a CDS encoding Htur_1727 family rSAM-partnered candidate RiPP; the encoded protein is MPAEDRKRVSDAPRATDGSEWEVFVRETSTDPMQHVGSVTADTWDLAYEQAAALFSFTAEDLWLCPADAVHRFTPSTLDEAATPAGD